DNA from Tripterygium wilfordii isolate XIE 37 chromosome 15, ASM1340144v1, whole genome shotgun sequence:
ATCTTTTAGGGGTCATTTTTTAAGGATCTCAAACATTATGTCTTTTTGTGTCCGGAGAAAACAGACTAGCAAAGTACTCCTAACAGCATTGAAAAGGGGTGCTCGGGTTCTGCTGTAAAAAAGCCTGCTGCTGTGAATTTATTATATggctcaaaatatatttttaaaaattatgtttctattttgattgattttacaaatcatgtatttttttgtttgaaacaaaatttaaattcaatataaaaaatatatgtaatatttttatAGCAGCCCCTACCATACCATTGAGAACCAAGCCAGTTGTTCCAAACCTCCACAAAGAACAACCAAATGGGAGAACTACGATATGGCCCTTCGATCACAATATGTGGTGGATTGTGTTTTCCGGTCTCTCAATCGAAGGTTTTCCCATGCAGATTTGATAAAGAAAATACCTAAGGTTTCCCCTTATCCCTCATCCACGGCCTAGCTAGGTATAAATTCAACTGAGTTTTATATAGCAGATAATTCATCATGATCACATGAATAGCAAATACCTGATCTTTAATCTCTAAATTAGTTTTAATCTCAATCATTTGGTAAGATCTAGGTGTTTAAAAGCGAAGATGCTTACATAAACCCAACAAGGACATCCTTACAGGATAATTTctgatcatatatatacacgtgtAAGTTTAATATCCATATTAttttctcttaaaaaaaaaaaaaaactccatcaCACACTATAATTTGGCTGGTTCATCGGTTCATCCATTTCACAAATGTAAAGAACCGAGAGCCACTAAATAATACATCTATATATGTGTAAGTgtgaagaaatatatatatatatatatatatatatatatatatattatactaaCTAGCTACCTACAACTGATGATTTATTGATATTTTTCCAATACTCCTTCTCCCACTGCTCTACTTGCTGTATTGCATTCATCTTCCCCCGATAAAACGCCTCAAGAACTTTTGGTTTATAAGGTGGAGGCAGAGTACATGGACTTCTATTAGAAGGGCTCTTCACCAATGACTCCATCATGAACTCCCTCTCTCGCCCTTCCGCGGGGCATGCCATGGTCTCCGAACACATCTCCACAGCCCCTTCAGGGATTTCAGGCTTGTACCTCAAAAGCTTAGCGTACTCATTCAACAAATGAAACATGTAGTCATACACATACTCCATCTTTAGCTCCTCCTGCGTGAACTCGCCAGCCGCCTTTGCAATCGCTTGCGCCTGCATTATTCGCCCAATTCGATCATTCAAGCATTGCAATTCCATATCACTACAGAATTCATGgagaaaattaattaacattgcaccttttgtttgtgtttttcgcCCCAATCTACGGCAAAATAAATGGACTTGCACTTGTCCTGGTCGTTTATAGGCCAGTAGTGTTGAACTGGTTGTAGACTTCTTGTGAAGAAATCATAGAAACGTGGTTTTACCATCAATGTTACAGAATCACAAGCTAGTATGTACTTTTCACTTACAGACCATGCATACCCTTCAATGTAGATCTTGTACCTGCACTAGTGTTAATGTTACTGATCTATTAGACACGAATGCTGCAAGGAAATTAAAGCAATCAAATGTAGCGACTACAAAAGCCTCATCGACTCATATATGAAAATGCTAAGAATACAAGTGTCTTTTTATACCAGCTattccaaatgttgagatgggcGCAtgtgatccatgtgaaatcattGATCCCTCATGATCAATATCAAATCGTGCACGTGCATTTCAACATTTGGGATACGTAAGACTGCGTTGAATCATATATGATTAAGTTTACCTGTGAGTGCATTGATTTGCTAGGTTTGATTGCCTAAATCCTTCATTGCCTTCCTTGATCCAGTCCTGGAATATAGCATTAATATCAGTTCATTGTACAAGCAAGTGTAAAGTTATATTCTCCCACCTCTTAAATAATatgaaataagaaaataatctTATAGAAAACGAAAGTTACTTGGATATAAAGCCGAGCATTCCAGTCGTGCTTGTCGGAGACATTACAAGTGAGGAGATCCTGTCTGGGTCTAGCCACAAAAGGGTTTCCCTTCCAGTAGGCATATGGTTCTCTGTCCATCCATTTGGTCCTGTTGTTTCCATCTTTAATTTCTTTCAATATACTGTCCCATGGCTTTATGTTTATTTCAGCCCTGCCAAAAGAGTTGTGATGTCTGAGTTAGAAAACTCGgtaacaaaaatcaaaagtcGACTCAAAATTATAATgtgtttgaaaatcaaaactaaaTCATTTTCAAACTTTATAGGATAAGTTTTCGGGTTATAAACATATCAGATATCCTGCGAATAGCGTCTATCGATTTTTTTTACCATCATGTGTCTTCTGAGTgtcaaataattaattagtggGTTCTAATTTAAGCTCTTTTCAAGCCATTACAATGACACTTGTTTATGGATTGGAAATAatgttgttaattttttttaaaatcccaacaTTAACACTACTATATGGTATGTTATATTTACAAAATTCACTATTGATTAATTACTAAATAATAAACCGAGTTCAAATAAAGTTCTTAATAATCAATTTGTGAATAAAAATGATTGGTGGTATGGATTTGGAGCTCCGTaattcatttaaattttatagtcCACAATTTGAATCAAATAGTTTGCGAGATGTGCTATATCACacaatattttgtttctttatttttaaaatttttctgaCTTTCTCTTCATCATAAAATGCTAATCGTAAACTATAGAGAATTACGAAACTCCTAAATCACAAATTAATGCTGATTCTATACTTCCATATAGGAATGTAACTCCTAAAGTATCTTTCCAATTCTTGGACAGTTGGACCACACCTAATAAAGCCCAGTGTCCACATTAGATCAATGGGCCCCACCTTTTTATCCACTGAAAAGTAAAGGGTAGCCTTAGTCACACCCCGAtgttttctaaagacaccccgtcaattgatttttacaagggatggtcaacttagattgggatgtctttagaaaaaatcggagtgtgactaaagctacccaaAGTAAAAAGCCCAAAAGCCCACCAATGAAGTAACGGATCTATACATAACGTATATAAAGACAAACAGCTGGAAGAAGAAGAGTACTGTTACCATCCCCAGAAGGACCAATCGGGAAAGACAATGTCCATGGTCCACCTGTCACCGCAGTACCGAAACAACGGTGGTGGCCTCGGCTGCCAAAAATGCAGGTGGTCTTTCGATTGTACAACCGGGAGATCGTCGCAGTCAAACATCAAATCCAGATCCGGTAATTTTCCCGGGTACTGTCTCAGGAGCTGCAATAATCCCCAAATTGTGAACAAATCTCTCGTCTGTATCGATTTCTTGTACTTCACGACATACGCCTTTCCCTTGACAATCACCAATCGAAAGTGCGCTGTCCTTTTGGCTCTCTCCACCATGTCTCTGTCAATTCCGGTGACTTTCCAGGGTTTTAAGTCCTCGTAGATTTGGCGGAAGTAGTCCGGGCATACGGGCGGGTCATGGGGCCCTGGATGGAATGAATTCGGGTAGTAGTTGGTGGGGCAGGACTGTGTTTGGTTTGAACTTGTATTTGTGCAGCTTAGTGGGTATTCGATTCTCTTAATGGGGTGTTGCTTCTGTGATATGACAATGGTTTCATTCGGTGAATTCTCAATCGAAAACAGAGACTGCCAAAGaaccaagaaaaatacaaaaaacagAGTGTAAGGGTTATGGTTGCAAACacgtaaatataaaataaaaaaaaattgtgaaagtTTTGGGACTTACAGAGTAAAACCGAAAGGAAGATATGAAggcgaggaagaagaagaagatgaagaagaacaagaagagaaagataGGAGAGGAGGTGACAGAGCGTCCTTTCTTGAAGAAGAGTTGATCAATTGACATCTCAGAGAAGTGTCTGCCAATTCCAGACGAGTGCGGCATCGAATTATAGACTTAATAGTGGGAGTAACGATTTTTCAGAGCATCAAATTTCGAGCTTTTTTGGTGTGATTGTTGACAAAGAAGCCGACGTAATTAGACGAAGACGACCAAGTGGAAGTCTTTGAACTTGTTGAGTGGGGGAATGGGAGAGATGGGattagaagaagacgaagaccaAGTAGAAGTCTTTGAACTTGTTGAGTGGGGGAATAGGAGAGAGGGAATTTGGAGGGGATCTGCCAAACTCGTGGCGGCCTATATGGGACAGGTGGTCCGTGATCTCTCCGTAGATTGCTGTAGGCCGTGTGGCCATTGTCTTGACTTCAAGGGCTGACCAacacattaatttattagagccataaaaaaaaaattaattattagaggacttgcaatggtgcaagtGTTCTTgggtaaacaaaaaataaatatggaATCTCatctttattacacaaaaagtcaaatcaAACACGTCTTTCAATATAGTTACgttagcaaaacacaaatttctatacattattcattcccAATATCTTATGTTTTCACCTTCATgttgtccacaacaaaactacaccaaaacatcataTCTCAagacaatcacatcaacaaaacacgtctcccaatacaaccacatgaacaaaacacaaaatctcgtACAGTTTTATTGACCCAACAAAACTTGCACCATTACAAGCGCTAAGAAATGCTATATCACAAAATAATCACTACACATTCCCATAAACTCCGATTGATTCAGTTATATTTAACAAGTTAGAATGTTAGATATCAATTACCATGAAACTTTAGTTCCATTATTACAAACAAACTTTAGTTTAGTGGAGTAGCCAACATTGGCTACATCAGTTGTCATAATGTCAATTGTCATaatgctttctttttttaaataaaatatggaATTAAACCTTAAACACATTCATGTTTAACCTAGTCGATTGACAATCGAACCATCTCTCGTTAGTTGTCATAATGCTTTTCCTCTTCCAATTCTTAGCTATTATTCatacccaaaaaagaaaaagaaaagctatTAATGTTGGCATTTGTTGCATTAATATTGCCTACTATTATTTCCTAACCAGCAAGTACTAGTGCCCCaacttttttaatttcatttggtTTCCCTTATTCTTCCTTGTAAACACCAAGCATATTgattcattcattttattttatgataattAAGTATAAAActcatgcatatacatatatattatgtattctGGATTGGAgataaaacatatattatacATCTTGAATATTCTTGTTGAGTTGTCGTGAAAGAGACATCGTAATAGCTTGGCACCATGACCTTGGCGGCAAGTAGTCCTccacataaaatgaaaaatagaaaaaaataatttatctcaATACTAGTTCTAAACCAAAGACCAAGCACACCTGAGCCACTAATTGGAGTGGTAAGAATGGTATGTATCACCTTGATAATCAAGATTCGAATATCTCtctcccgtttcaaaaaaaaaaaagaccaaggAACCGGTCACTCATAACAAAAGAATATATTGATTCAAAATTACAACCACCatgaaaattacaagaaaaacatGACCTGCATAACAAAGACAACTAACTTACATTGCCATTTCTTGATATATCTATTAGTTTTgtacaaattaatttattgaaactcaGGGGACTGTCCAATCTACATTTGCTGTGGGAACACACCAAGCTACTTCAACTATACAAGGTATATCAAGAAACAATTATGAGTTCTTCATGGAGTTTTTGAGGTTACGTACAGTCATCACAAGCAGTTGTCTTTCACCTTCTACTTCTGCAAACTTCAAACTTATTTCTGAGTATATTTGTTGCATCTCCTTGAGTTCACTTTCCACTGTGTTGTTTCTCTCCTTCAGCGATACTAATTCCGTTAATAACTCATTAACGTTGCAATCTCTATTATCGGAAGCATAGACATTCATTTCTGGCTTTGCTGAAAGATGGTCATCACTGGAGagagaggaaaacaaaaaatgaataagATGTCACTTGGAAACGAATAGCATTAGCATAGGTGAAAAAATCCTAATCTACACAGCCTTCAGCTAACTACATGAAAGAAGTAAAAATAATAAGCACCATGACTTCGATGTTTCCGATGGTAGAATTCATACCCATTAATTGATGTTTCAGCATTCCCATTTTCTCCTGACTTGCATGCTGTGCTGTTTAGATATTCATCTGTCGTCCTAACTTCTTCAGTGGTAGCATCATTCAAGCTAACGCTAGCTAACTCTTCGGCTCCCTGCATCTCACAATGAAGTATCAGAGAATCAGTGCCCGTcaggcttcttttttttttcactttcagAAGCAAATATAACAAGTTCGTTCTATATAGAGGATAGAATATCACagataaatcaaatcaaatgtaACCAAAATAGCATTATCAACAGACTTCATCAAACCAAAGTAGAAAGTACGCATGTATTGAATTGATTTTCTCAATACTGCAAGTCAGATAATTTATCAGAAAAAGAAATAGATGCTCCATGGGTTGCAATGTAACAATCTACGAGTAACTTCAATGATGTGTCACCTTGACAACACTGATCATTACTAGCATTGGATATATACTATTGCCATATGCACATGATATAATATACGATAAACATAAATGTCAACCTTTTGAACTTCATAGGCACATAATTCTGTACTGCTGTGCCTGAGTTCATCCACTCTGCTTTCTAGCTCTTCAATTTTGTTTAAAAGAACCCTTTCCTTCTCCAAAAACGAATTTACGGATGCCTCTAAAGCATTTTCCTTCAACTTTATCTGTCCCTGTTAACACAATCAACAAGAATTCTTCACGTGCGCCTTAACTCGGACAAACACGAAAGAAACAAAGTTTGCAAAACAAATAGACCAACCCTATTCTACCTACAGGGTAAGATGTTTACAGTCATCTACAATTACAGTTTAGGGTAGCAATTTCTAACTACGTCTTAAATATTGTACACTTACCTCGagcaatttcattttctccCTCAGATTTGCCACCTCTTTAGAGCCATTAGAGACTGGAGATGATTTGTTGTTTCTTGAAGTAATTTTTGTTGCATCAGCATTTGTCGTACGCCTGTTAAAATCCTTGAGTTTCTTCTCAATACTGTTAAAAGCATCTTCCTTCTTCTTAAGGTCT
Protein-coding regions in this window:
- the LOC120016154 gene encoding O-glucosyltransferase rumi homolog, with the translated sequence MPHSSGIGRHFSEMSIDQLFFKKGRSVTSSPIFLFLFFFIFFFFLAFISSFRFYSSLFSIENSPNETIVISQKQHPIKRIEYPLSCTNTSSNQTQSCPTNYYPNSFHPGPHDPPVCPDYFRQIYEDLKPWKVTGIDRDMVERAKRTAHFRLVIVKGKAYVVKYKKSIQTRDLFTIWGLLQLLRQYPGKLPDLDLMFDCDDLPVVQSKDHLHFWQPRPPPLFRYCGDRWTMDIVFPDWSFWGWAEINIKPWDSILKEIKDGNNRTKWMDREPYAYWKGNPFVARPRQDLLTCNVSDKHDWNARLYIQDWIKEGNEGFRQSNLANQCTHRYKIYIEGYAWSVSEKYILACDSVTLMVKPRFYDFFTRSLQPVQHYWPINDQDKCKSIYFAVDWGEKHKQKAQAIAKAAGEFTQEELKMEYVYDYMFHLLNEYAKLLRYKPEIPEGAVEMCSETMACPAEGREREFMMESLVKSPSNRSPCTLPPPYKPKVLEAFYRGKMNAIQQVEQWEKEYWKNINKSSVVGS